A single region of the Nicotiana sylvestris chromosome 6, ASM39365v2, whole genome shotgun sequence genome encodes:
- the LOC104221532 gene encoding putative UPF0481 protein At3g02645 — translation MTTESITGSTVNEQRWVNETIRAFTSELRVDIEPTPCVFQVPKTLTETKPQAYTPQIISLGPYHHFWPELLVTERHKQTIAKNCLNDHQVQHFAEEVIDKLCSVVPVIRGYYDKYSDIEGITLAWILAIDSLYLLHLLSSYVPGDQEVHAVQRKLAQDVMMLENQIPSFVLIETQKAINQSYSNLFTELFYNFCKAHSPLKLADPNIIHSFNSPHLLAFLHHLIIESGMLYWLEKQSGSLVPTLGNPGLVCFITGLPWDLIKVLSKNMDSKKKPLVDEIKTPSVTQLNETAKINFKLTGGIRNIKFVKEGGEHALYLPEITLNSDSEVILRNLVAYEAVVAGQDGALKVAEYLDLMCGIVNTSKDVEILKKSGIIKGSLSDEEIADLFNGLPKTTGNHKVKSRLARIIESVNEKYDNMLRIKAQRLIKKHIFKFRKSLTVITTLVLVLLLSMQTVCQYYGCGNH, via the coding sequence ATGACGACAGAATCCATTACTGGTTCTACTGTTAATGAGCAACGTTGGGTCAATGAAACTATAAGAGCTTTTACATCAGAATTGAGAGTTGATATTGAACCTACACCTTGTGTTTTTCAAGTTCCAAAAACACTTACTGAAACTAAGCCTCAAGCTTATACCCCTCAGATAATAAGCCTCGGACCATACCATCACTTCTGGCCGGAGTTATTAGTCACTGAGAGGCACAAGCAAACCATAGCCAAAAATTGCTTGAATGATCACCAGGTCCAACATTTTGCTGAAGAAGTTATCGATAAGTTGTGCTCAGTCGTGCCAGTCATTCGTGGGTACTATGATAAGTACTCGGATATTGAAGGCATCACATTAGCATGGATATTGGCCATTGATTCTCTCTACCTGTTGCATTTATTGAGCAGTTATGTTCCAGGTGATCAAGAAGTTCATGCTGTACAAAGAAAGTTGGCTCAAGATGTTATGATGCTAGAGAATCAAATCCCATCGTTTGTGCTGATTGAAACCCAAAAGGCTATCAATCAATCTTATAGCAATTTATTTACAGAGTTGTTCTACAACTTCTGTAAGGCACATTCTCCCCTCAAACTGGCAGATCCAAACATAATCCATAGCTTCAATAGTCCCCATTTGCTGGCTTTTTTGCACCATTTGATCATCGAATCAGGTATGTTATATTGGTTGGAAaaacaaagtggcagcctcgTGCCGACTCTTGGTAATCCCGGCCTTGTATGTTTCATTACTGGTTTGCCATGGGATCTCATCAAAGTTTTGTCTAAGAATATGGACAGCAAAAAGAAGCCTTTAGTAGATGAGATTAAAACCCCATCAGTGACACAACTAAACGAAACTGCTAAAATAAATTTTAAGCTCACAGGAGGCATCAGGAATATTAAATTTGTCAAGGAAGGTGGTGAACACGCGTTGTATCTTCCTGAGATCACTTTGAATTCTGATTCTGAAGTGATATTGAGAAACTTAGTAGCATATGAAGCAGTTGTTGCTGGTCAAGATGGGGCACTTAAGGTGGCGGAATATTTGGATTTGATGTGTGGAATTGTGAACACATCGAAGGATGTGGAAATACTCAAGAAATCAGGGATTATAAAAGGAAGTTTGAGTGATGAGGAAATTGCTGATCTCTTCAATGGACTACCTAAAACAACTGGAAATCATAAGGTGAAGTCTAGATTAGCAAGGATCATAGAGTCGGTAAACGAGAAATATGATAATATGTTAAGAATCAAGGCTCAAAGATTGATCAAGAAGCATATTTTTAAATTTCGAAAGTCTCTTACGGTCATTACAACCCTAGTTCTCGTATTGCTGCTTTCTATGCAAACAGTTTGCCAGTACTATGGCTGCGGCAATCATTAG
- the LOC104225288 gene encoding uncharacterized protein — MGNPLTEMNWWYSKEAFLLTYKQKLQPVRGEIFWKINPSQAMEPPELVKLAGRPKVKRDRQKDEAIKRQGLWSQSKKGRVVTCSKYGETTHNARTCGQQPKGKGKQQTKRPRTLIDEETEEEINCSVPPISQPSQESNFRFMPTPGVRSIVQSSKDLEIDQNVVLRPRVVSEINTRLKMRHKIPVPIGTRSINFIGDHTSE, encoded by the exons ATGGGTAatcctttaacagagatgaactGGTGGTATAGCAAGGAGGCATTTTTACTCACTTATAAACAAAAGTTGCAACCTGTAAGAGGAGAAATTTTTTGGAAGATTAATCCATCACAAGCAATGGAGCCACCTGAGTTGGTAAAGTTGGCTGGCAGGCCTAAAGTTAAGAGAGATAGACAGAAGGATGAGGCAATTAAAAGGCAAGGATTGTGGTCACAATCCAAAAAAGGAAGAGTCGTGACTTGTAGCAAATATGGAGAGACAACCCACAATGCTAGGACTTGTGGACAG CAACCAAAGGGAAAGGGAAAACAACAAACAAAAAGGCCAAGAACTTTGATAGATGAAGAAACTGAAGAAGAAATTAATTGTTCAGTCCCTCCAATCAGTCAACCAAGTCAAGAAAGTAACTTTAGGTTCATGCCTACACCTGGAGTTAGGAGTATTGTCCAATCAAGCAAGGATCTGGAGATTGATCAAAATGTTGTGCTGAGGCCAAGAGTGGTATCAGAAATCAATACAAGACTTAAGATGAGACACAAGATACCAGTACCCATTGGCACAAGGTCAATCAACTTCATTGGTGATCACACTAGTGAGTGA